A region of the Nitrospirota bacterium genome:
GTCATACGGTGTGGGTCACACCCCTGCCGTTGTTTGCCGTCATCGGAGGATTGATGTTGTTCGGCCACTCACACGGTCTCCATCCCTCGGCTGCTCGAATCGCCTTGGACCATACGATTATGGGCACGATGTCGGTGACGGCGGGGTCGTGTAAATTACTGTCCGATTGGTTCCGCGCCTCGACTCACAAGGGTTCTTCTCGATGGGAGTTACTCTGGGCCCTGTTGATTCTGTTCATCGGAGTACAGCTGTTGCAGTATTCAGAGTAATTTACCCTGCCGCGGTACGGCTTCCGGCATAATTGACAGCCTTCCAAACCCTGTGCTACGAGTACGAACTCTCAGCGAATGAAATAATGAAATGGTGTTTGAGAGTAGTCGGATTCCCTGAGTCCCGCTACATGGAGTAGGTATGGGTGGACATAGCCATTGGGCAACGGTCAAACGGCACAAGGGGGCCCAAGACGCCAAGCGCGGAAAGATCTTCACACGAATTATCCGCGAGGTGGCAATTGCGGCTCGCTCGGGCGCCGATCCAGATGGTAATCCGCGGCTCCGGTTGGCTATCTCGAAGGCAAAAGAAGCCAACATGCCCGGCGATACGCTGAAAAAAGCCATTCAGCGAGGCACGGGAGAATTGCCCGGCTTGGTGTATGAAGAATTCACTCTGGAAGCTTATGGGCCCGGAGGAACCGGTATATTGATGGAAATTACCAGTGACAACCGCAATCGCACCGTTGCCGAGCTACGAAACCTCCTCACGAAAAATCACGGCAATATGGCAGAAGCGGGCGCCGTCTCCTGGCAGTTTCATAAAAAGGGGCTGCTCACGGTTGAGAAGCACAGCGTCGACGAAGATACCCTCTTGTCTCTTGTCCTTGATGCAGGAGCGGAGGACGTGAAGGTGGGAGAGAAGAGCTTTGAAATCCTCACAGATCCGCACTACTTTGAGCAGGTCAAGAAAGCCCTCGGGGATGCCAAGATCAATACTACGCTTGCGGATGTAACATTTGTTCCTCAGAACACCATCAGACTAGAGGAAAAGTCAGCCGAACAAATGCTCAAGTTGATGGAGGTCTTGGACGAACATGATGATGTACAGAAAGTTCATGCGAACTTCGATATTTCCGATGAGGTGATGGAGAAAGTAGCCGCCGCTGGATGAACGACAGCGGTAGCTGCTCAGGCGTTGAGGCTGAAGGTCGGAGTTCAGAATGCTTCAGCCTTCAACCTGAACACCTTCAGCCTATGTTGCCTCTTAGAGTATGATCGCTTTATTGACAGGCCGATTGGCCTTCAAGGCACCGACTCATCTGGTCCTCGACGTTCAGGGGGTCGGCTACGAAGTGTTTATTCCTCTCAGTTCCTACTATGGGTTACCGAATCTTAGCGAGAATACCTCGCTGAGCGTCCACACCCATGTCCGGGAAGACGCCATTCAACTCTTCGGATTTCTCACGTCGCAAGAGAAAGAGGCTTTTGTGCTGCTGACCAGCGTGTCCGGGGTCGGACCCAAATTGGCGCTCAGCGTACTGTCGGCTCTTCCAGTGTCCGATCTGGTGTCGGCGATTCAGTCAGAAAATGTCGAAAAGCTGACGACGGTTCCAGGGATCGGGAACAAGTCGGCAAGCCGACTCGTGTTGGAGCTCAAGGACAAAGTGGGAAAGCTCCATCCCAGCCTCTTGTCTGCAAATGATTCACCCGGGCAGGGACAAGACGTGACCTTCGACGACGCGTTGTCGGCGCTCGTGAATTTGGGTTATCGCCCACAAGATGCCAAAGATGCGCTCAAACAGGTGAAGAAGTTCAATCCCGCATCCATTGTGCTTAAAGATATGATTCGTGAGTCTCTGAAAGAGTTGGCAAAGAGATAAGAAGAGAGCGACATGATGACCAGAGTGATTCAGCTGACAGCTCGGATGTTCTTGCCCATCGGGCTGGTGGTGTTCTTCTTGGGGCTATGGAACTTACCCGGGCAAGCCGAAGAGCCGAATGAGCCCAAAAGCATTCGCAAGACGTGTGGTACATGTCCTGAAGGCTACGCTACCACCGGCGTGACAGAGGCTAAAGAGATCTGCAAGGACGGCGACCCCACCCTTGTTCAGTGTGTCCCGCTAGGAGCGAATCTTCTGTCCGTCTGCGGATCATGCCCCGACGGTTATCGTGAAATCGGCAATTCAAATGTGCCGGCTCGCTGTGGAAATCGGGAGGGAGGGCGTCTCACCCAATGTCAGTTGGAGAAGCTGGAACTGAACCTTCCGGATCCGACCCAAGGAGGAAAGATATGCCCGCCGGACTGCGGGGGTACAGCAACACCCGGGCAAGGCGCCTTGCCGCCTCCCCCCAAGTACCTTCCAACACCGGAGAAGAAATAAGACCACCGAGAGAGAGTCCGCTACGATGGTTGAGCGAGTCGTCGGTACGCAGATCACGGACGAAGAGAGAAGTGTCGAGGCTGTGCTGCGTCCGCAGACCCTGGAAGAGTATGTTGGCCAGGAGCGGATGAAAGAATCCCTTCGGATCTGTATCGAGGCGGCTAAGCAGCGGGAGGAAGCGCTCGATCACACAATTTTTTACGGCCCCCCTGGGTTGGGGAAGACGACCATCGCCCACATCATTGCTCGCGAGATGGGGACCGCACTCCGCTCAACCTCTGGGCTCGTGTTGGCCCATGCGGGCGACTTAGCCGCCATCCTGACGAACCTCCAAGAGCACGATGTTCTGTTCATCGACGAGATTCACCGTCTCCCTGCCGCTGTTGAGGAAGCGCTTTATCCGGCGATGGAGGACTACCAGCTTGATCTCGTGATCGGCCAGGGGCCTGCTGCCAGGACGGTGAAATTAGATCTCCCCCGATTTACGCTCGTCGGGGCCACCACGAGGGCCGGTGCCCTGACCTCTCCCCTTCGTGACCGATTTGGGCTTGTTCACCGCCTGGACTTTTATTCTCCGATGGAGTTGCAGACGATTGTGACACGCTCGGCTGGAGTCCTCGGGATCCCGATCGATTCCGAGGGAGCGAGCGAGATTGCCGGTCGCGCTCGCGGAACCCCACGCATCGTGAACCGGCTGATCAAACGGGTACGCGACTATGCCCAGATCAAGGCGGCGGGACGAATTACCCAGACTGTGGCCCAGGACGCATTGACATGGCTGGGCGTTGATACGGGGGGGTTCGATGAGATGGATCGTCAGATTCTTCTCACCATCATTGACAAGTTTGCTGGAGGACCGGTCGGGGTGGAATCCCTGGCTGCTGCGGTCCAGGAGGATAAGGGCACGCTCGAAGATGTCCATGAGCCCTATCTGATTCAGGCCGGCTTTCTCGAACGAACCGGCCGTGGCCGCCAAGCCACGAAGCGCGCCTACGACCATTTTAAGAAGCCGATCTCCCCTCTTTTCTCGTGATAAGCCTGGCCGCTGTTACGTCCTCCTAATCGAGACGTGAACAGCCGGGACCATTCTGCAAGCCCATGAAACGTTGAAGGTCTCCTTGCATTGCCAGGAATGGTTCCTGTATCATTTATGACTTGGCCTGCTCCCTTCCAGCGTAAGGAGGGAAGCCCATATCCATGGGTGGGAAGAGGGGGAATTAGTTGTGTCCGGGGACTTCTCCAACTACCGGAAAGAAATCGATCGCATCGATGATGAGATCTTGCGCCTGTTGAATGAGCGGTCCAAGAGTGTCATCGAAATCGGCAAGATCAAGAAACAGAAAGATTCGGGTGCCAATCTCCATACCCCGGCGCGGGAGGCGGCGATCATCGAGCGCCTCGTGCGACAGAACTCCGGACCATTTCCATCCGAGGCCATTCGGCCAGTCTATCGAGAAATCATGTCCGCCTCCCTCTCGCTCGAAGGCCCTCAGAAGGTTGCCTATCTGGGCCCTAGGGCTACGTTTACGCACATGGCCTGTGTGCAAAAATTCGGGTCGTCCGCTCAATATATTCCGGCCAATAGCATCAGAGAGGTATTCAGTGAAGTCGAACGAGGGCGCGTCAATTTTGGAGTAGTCCCGATCGAGAATACGACAGAAGGTGTGGTGACCCACACGCTTGATATGTTCATTGATTCCGAGCTTCTGATCTATGGCGAGGTACTCCAAGAAGTCTCCCATCACTTGATGTCGAAATCCGGCGTGATGGGAGATGTGAAAACCATCCACTCTCATCCCCAAGCCATTGCCCAATGTCGCAACTGGCTGGAAACCAACCTGCCCGATGTGCCCTGGTCGGAAGTGGCGAGCACCGCACGTGCCGCAGAGCTGTGCGTGGAAAATCCCGCTGTTGCCGCTATTGCCTCAGAGTTGGCGGCCCAGTTGTACGGCTTGAAGGTCATTAAGTCCCGCATCGAAGATAATTTGAACAACATGACCCGCTTCCTGGTCCTGTCTCAGAAACCGCCCGAGCGTACGGGAAAGGATAAGACCTCCTTGATGCTCTCAGTGAAAGATAAAGTCGGCGCCCTGTATGATCTACTCAGGCCTTTTGCCTCTCATGGCCTGAGCCTGACCAAGATCGAATCGCGCCCTTCCAGACGAAAAGCCTGGGAGTACATCTTCTTCGTTGATGTCGAAGGACACATCCAGGAAGACCGGGTCAAGAAAGCCGTCGATGAAATCGTTGGCCGCTGCCTGTTTATGAAAGTCCTCGGATCCTATCCAGCCCACAGTTGATGTCATGGCACTGAACGTCCATCCAGATATTGCCTCACTGAGTCCCTACGTTCCCGGGAAACCGATTGAGGAGCTGCAACGGGAACTGGGCCTCACACGCGTCATTAAACTGGCCTCTAACGAGAACCCCTTGGGCTCATCTCCGAAGGCCCTCACGGCGTTACGTGAGGGGAGCTCGGCCCTGCATCGCTACCCAGACGGCGGTGCATTCCGCCTGCGTGAAGCCCTGGCAAATCATTGGAAGGTGACACTGGATCACGTCATTCTCGGGAATGGATCGGATGAAATCTTGGGCCTGCTCGCCCGCACGTTTTTGGCCCCGGGAGACGAAGCGGTCATGGCCGATCAGACCTTCGTCATCTATAAGATGGAAGTCACGGCAGCCCACGGAAAGCCTGTCGTCGTCCCATTGAAGCAGTGGAGACACGACCTTCAGGCAATGGCGGCCGCTGTCACCGACCGAACAAGGCTCTTGTTCCTCTGTAACCCCAATAATCCAACCGGCACGATGGTGACAGCCGATGAAGTCGAACTGCTGCTCTCGCGCGTGCCTGCCCATGTGGTCGTGGTGTTCGACGAAGCCTATTTTGAATATGTCAGGAGCCAGCAGTTTCCGGACTCCATGGCGTATGTGAGACTGGGACGGAATGTGATTGTGCTGCGGACTTTTTCGAAGATCTACGGCCTCGCTGGATTGCGAATCGGGTACGGTGTCGCGACAGCGGAGATCATTAGTTTCTTGAATCGAGTGCGCCCTCCCTTCAACGCCAATAGCCTCGCGCAGCGCGCCGCGCGCGCCGCCCTCGGTGACGAGGAACATGTGGCCCGGAGCCGGGCGGTGAATGAAGCAGGGATGAGGCAGATGGTCAATGGATTGTCCTCGCTTGGGTTTACCCCAATCCCAAGCGAAGCGAATTTTGTCTATGTTGACGTCGGACGTGACGGCCGGGCGGTATTTGAGGCCCTGCTGAGGGAAGGCATCATCATTCGTCACATTGATGGGCCTATGGTTCGAGTGACCATTGGCCTCGAGGAAGAAAACAGGGAATTCTTGGCTGCACTCAAGCGGGTGATCCACTCGCATTGAGTGCCTAGTAATCACGCAGGATGCTCAAAAAGGCTGTTCAGCAAGGCCGCAGCGAGCGAAGAGGCGAGGCGTACGCTTCGGTACGTTGAGCCTCTGAGCGAAGCGAGAACGATGCTGGCGGACTTTTTCAGCATCCTGCTAGTGAGGGCAACATGATTATCGTACTAAAACCAGAGGCAAGCGAACGGGAAGTCGACCATATTATCGATCGACTGCGTGAACTGGGGCTGAAGTCGCAACTGTCGACTGGTCAGGAGCGGACGATCATCGGGGTTGTCGGCGACGATCGGATACTGCACAACCAACCCCTCACGGCCATGCCGGGTGTTGAAAGCGTGTTGCCGATTCTCGCGCCCTGGAAACTTGTCAGCCGAGAGTTTAAGCGTGAAGGCACGGTTATCGATGTCAGCGGCAGGAAGGTGGGGGGCAGCAAACTGATCATCATGGCGGGACCCTGCGCGGTAGAACGGCTCGAAGTCACGGTCGGCATCGCTCACGAAGTCAAGGCGGCCGGAGCGAGTATTTTGCGCGGCGGCGCCTACAAGCCTCGGACCTCGCCCTATTCCTTTCAGGGGTTGGGACGTGAAGGATTGGATTATCTGGTTGAGGCCAGAAAACAAACCGGGTTGCCGGTGGTCAGCGAGATTCTAGATACCCGTGATATCGAGCTGTTTCTCGAAAAAGCCGACATAATCCAGATTGGCGCCCGCAACATGCAGAATTTTGAGCTCCTCAAGGAGGTTGGGGCCTACGACAAGCCGGTGCTCTTGAAGCGGGGGCTTTCGGCGACGATCAAAGAATTTCTCCTGTCGGCAGAATACATCATGTCCCGAGGGAATCCGAACGTCATACTGTGTGAACGGGGGATCAGGACCTTCGAAACGCAATATCGCAATACACTCGATCTCGCTGCTGTTCCTACCTTGAAAGAACTCTCGCATTTGCCCGTCATCGTCGACCCCAGCCATGCCACAGGGAAATGGAATCTGGTGGCGCCGATGTCGAAAGCTGCAGTGGCCGCGGGAGCAGATGGCATCCTGATCGAAGTCCATTCGAACCCGGAATGTGCGCTGTGCGACGGTGAAGAATCCATAAAGCCGAGTCAGTTCAAGGAACTGATGCGGGACATGGGAAAGATTGCCGTCGCAGTCGGTCGTGAACTGTAATGGCGCTGCATTTCACCCAAGTCGCAATCATCGGAGTGGGGCTGATCGGTGGATCGCTCGGCATGATACTTCGTCGAAAGGGGTTGGCGGCAAATGTCATCGGGGTCGGGAGGAGTGTCGGGAACTTGAAAACAGCGGTCGAACTTGGCGCGATCGATCGTTTCGTGCGCGCTGCCAAAGATGGAGTGGAGAATGCCGACCTAGTCGTGTTGGCCACACCGGTTGACACCTATGATCGCCACCTGACTGAGT
Encoded here:
- the pheA gene encoding prephenate dehydratase gives rise to the protein MSGDFSNYRKEIDRIDDEILRLLNERSKSVIEIGKIKKQKDSGANLHTPAREAAIIERLVRQNSGPFPSEAIRPVYREIMSASLSLEGPQKVAYLGPRATFTHMACVQKFGSSAQYIPANSIREVFSEVERGRVNFGVVPIENTTEGVVTHTLDMFIDSELLIYGEVLQEVSHHLMSKSGVMGDVKTIHSHPQAIAQCRNWLETNLPDVPWSEVASTARAAELCVENPAVAAIASELAAQLYGLKVIKSRIEDNLNNMTRFLVLSQKPPERTGKDKTSLMLSVKDKVGALYDLLRPFASHGLSLTKIESRPSRRKAWEYIFFVDVEGHIQEDRVKKAVDEIVGRCLFMKVLGSYPAHS
- the aroF gene encoding 3-deoxy-7-phosphoheptulonate synthase, which translates into the protein MIIVLKPEASEREVDHIIDRLRELGLKSQLSTGQERTIIGVVGDDRILHNQPLTAMPGVESVLPILAPWKLVSREFKREGTVIDVSGRKVGGSKLIIMAGPCAVERLEVTVGIAHEVKAAGASILRGGAYKPRTSPYSFQGLGREGLDYLVEARKQTGLPVVSEILDTRDIELFLEKADIIQIGARNMQNFELLKEVGAYDKPVLLKRGLSATIKEFLLSAEYIMSRGNPNVILCERGIRTFETQYRNTLDLAAVPTLKELSHLPVIVDPSHATGKWNLVAPMSKAAVAAGADGILIEVHSNPECALCDGEESIKPSQFKELMRDMGKIAVAVGREL
- a CDS encoding histidinol-phosphate transaminase — its product is MALNVHPDIASLSPYVPGKPIEELQRELGLTRVIKLASNENPLGSSPKALTALREGSSALHRYPDGGAFRLREALANHWKVTLDHVILGNGSDEILGLLARTFLAPGDEAVMADQTFVIYKMEVTAAHGKPVVVPLKQWRHDLQAMAAAVTDRTRLLFLCNPNNPTGTMVTADEVELLLSRVPAHVVVVFDEAYFEYVRSQQFPDSMAYVRLGRNVIVLRTFSKIYGLAGLRIGYGVATAEIISFLNRVRPPFNANSLAQRAARAALGDEEHVARSRAVNEAGMRQMVNGLSSLGFTPIPSEANFVYVDVGRDGRAVFEALLREGIIIRHIDGPMVRVTIGLEEENREFLAALKRVIHSH
- a CDS encoding YebC/PmpR family DNA-binding transcriptional regulator; the encoded protein is MGGHSHWATVKRHKGAQDAKRGKIFTRIIREVAIAARSGADPDGNPRLRLAISKAKEANMPGDTLKKAIQRGTGELPGLVYEEFTLEAYGPGGTGILMEITSDNRNRTVAELRNLLTKNHGNMAEAGAVSWQFHKKGLLTVEKHSVDEDTLLSLVLDAGAEDVKVGEKSFEILTDPHYFEQVKKALGDAKINTTLADVTFVPQNTIRLEEKSAEQMLKLMEVLDEHDDVQKVHANFDISDEVMEKVAAAG
- the ruvA gene encoding Holliday junction branch migration protein RuvA, which translates into the protein MIALLTGRLAFKAPTHLVLDVQGVGYEVFIPLSSYYGLPNLSENTSLSVHTHVREDAIQLFGFLTSQEKEAFVLLTSVSGVGPKLALSVLSALPVSDLVSAIQSENVEKLTTVPGIGNKSASRLVLELKDKVGKLHPSLLSANDSPGQGQDVTFDDALSALVNLGYRPQDAKDALKQVKKFNPASIVLKDMIRESLKELAKR
- the ruvB gene encoding Holliday junction branch migration DNA helicase RuvB, which encodes MVERVVGTQITDEERSVEAVLRPQTLEEYVGQERMKESLRICIEAAKQREEALDHTIFYGPPGLGKTTIAHIIAREMGTALRSTSGLVLAHAGDLAAILTNLQEHDVLFIDEIHRLPAAVEEALYPAMEDYQLDLVIGQGPAARTVKLDLPRFTLVGATTRAGALTSPLRDRFGLVHRLDFYSPMELQTIVTRSAGVLGIPIDSEGASEIAGRARGTPRIVNRLIKRVRDYAQIKAAGRITQTVAQDALTWLGVDTGGFDEMDRQILLTIIDKFAGGPVGVESLAAAVQEDKGTLEDVHEPYLIQAGFLERTGRGRQATKRAYDHFKKPISPLFS